A window of the Mucilaginibacter sp. cycad4 genome harbors these coding sequences:
- a CDS encoding putative sensor domain DACNV-containing protein — translation MKDTTKTLSSGPTYKAAGKVATIIERHFRHFHAKALADNDEIDLAPTPSCTTIESLIDISFWASLRREEGFSPKFTLAFLPPEAAGQPLLFGGKIKLAPNILTKFASAVQQPGIHLGIWIEDDELYIWGTTLAIPAYCFVLEVIEPGLLVIKHRRIEGFGKFVNIAILKGDDIKVVDEHGSSISDCPNVLSAMLDFTLPSLWNDPVNVLVQLATSMQAHKRGGILLVVPSGSEEWRESIITPISYPVDPPFSGLTDLMIHEGIDRYHTSWQEKMRRAVDTIGGLTSIDGATLINDKHELLAFGAKIGRSEKSTPVEEIVVTEPIVGCSTRVIHPAQNGGTRHLAAAQFVFDQKDALALVASQDGRFTVFAWSPVVGMVHAHQIDILLL, via the coding sequence ATGAAAGACACCACCAAAACTTTGAGTTCAGGACCTACATATAAAGCAGCCGGTAAAGTAGCAACCATTATCGAAAGGCATTTCAGGCATTTTCACGCCAAAGCCCTCGCCGATAACGATGAGATAGACCTTGCGCCTACCCCCAGCTGTACCACTATCGAATCACTTATCGATATCTCATTTTGGGCAAGCTTGCGCCGGGAAGAGGGATTTTCACCAAAATTCACTCTGGCTTTTTTACCGCCGGAAGCCGCCGGTCAGCCGTTATTGTTTGGTGGCAAAATTAAACTCGCGCCTAATATCCTGACCAAATTTGCTTCGGCAGTACAACAGCCGGGCATCCATTTAGGCATCTGGATTGAAGATGATGAACTATACATCTGGGGGACCACCCTGGCCATACCGGCTTACTGTTTTGTGCTGGAAGTAATTGAACCCGGATTATTAGTGATCAAACATCGCCGTATAGAGGGTTTTGGCAAATTTGTAAACATAGCCATATTAAAAGGCGACGATATCAAAGTAGTTGACGAGCATGGCTCCAGCATTTCTGACTGCCCTAATGTGCTTTCGGCCATGCTTGATTTTACTTTACCATCCCTATGGAATGATCCGGTAAACGTATTAGTTCAACTGGCAACCTCCATGCAAGCCCACAAACGTGGCGGCATCTTATTAGTTGTCCCCTCCGGAAGCGAAGAATGGCGCGAATCCATCATCACCCCGATCTCTTACCCTGTCGATCCTCCGTTTTCAGGCCTTACCGATCTGATGATTCATGAAGGTATCGACAGATACCATACCTCATGGCAGGAAAAAATGCGCCGTGCGGTTGATACCATAGGCGGATTAACCTCGATAGACGGCGCTACGCTAATAAATGATAAACACGAGCTGCTGGCTTTCGGCGCCAAAATAGGCCGCTCAGAAAAAAGCACGCCTGTCGAAGAGATCGTAGTGACCGAACCAATAGTAGGCTGTTCAACCCGGGTAATCCACCCGGCGCAAAACGGAGGTACAAGGCATTTAGCGGCGGCACAGTTCGTTTTTGATCAAAAGGACGCTTTAGCTCTGGTAGCCTCACAGGATGGCCGGTTTACGGTATTTGCATGGTCGCCGGTTGTCGGCATGGTGCATGCTCACCAGATTGATATATTGTTGTTGTGA
- the pnp gene encoding polyribonucleotide nucleotidyltransferase, producing the protein MSLNVIKKVIDLGDGRTIEIETGKLAKQADGSVVVKMGDTMLLATVVSSPEAKEGVDFLPLSVDYQEKYAATGRIPGGFLRREARLSDYEVLISRLVDRALRPLFPEDYHADTQVMISLISADKDIMPDALAGLAASAALSVSNIPFNGPISEVRVAKIDGQLVINPTLSQLENATLEFIVAGSEHDINMVEGESKEIQEAELVEAIKFAHTAIKLQCLAQKELTIEVGKTEKRVYSHEHSNEDLKKAIYAATYDQVYAIASAASAKEERSAKFKEVRDAYIETLGEIDDITKGLAKKYYHDVEYDAIRNLVLDEGKRLDGRTTTQIRPIWSEVGYLPSAHGSAVFTRGETQSLTTVTLGAKDDEQMIDGAFINGYQKFLLHYNFPGFSTGEVRPNRGAGRREIGHGNLAMRSLKQVLPSEDENPYTIRVVSDILESNGSSSMATVCAGTLALMDAGVKIKEPVSGIAMGLITNEMGTKYAILSDILGDEDHLGDMDFKVTGTKNGIVAVQMDLKINGLSYEVLTNALNQAKDGRLHILGEMAKTITEARADYKPHAPRIVTIKIDKEFIGAVIGPGGKIIQEMQRETGATISIEEKDNQGIVQVFADNKASIDAALGRIRAIASKPEVGEIYEGKVKSIMPFGAFVEIMPGKDGLLHISEIDHRRIETMDGIFQIGDEVRVKLLDVDKQGKLKLSRKVLLPKPEPKQSN; encoded by the coding sequence ATGAGTTTAAACGTAATTAAAAAAGTTATTGATCTGGGCGACGGACGCACCATTGAGATCGAAACAGGTAAGCTGGCCAAACAAGCGGATGGCTCGGTAGTAGTGAAAATGGGTGATACCATGTTGCTTGCTACTGTTGTATCATCGCCTGAAGCTAAAGAAGGTGTTGACTTCTTGCCATTATCTGTTGACTACCAGGAAAAATACGCTGCAACAGGCCGTATCCCGGGTGGTTTTTTACGCCGCGAGGCCCGTTTATCAGACTATGAGGTATTGATCTCACGTTTGGTTGACCGTGCTTTGCGTCCATTATTCCCTGAAGATTATCACGCTGATACACAAGTGATGATCTCTTTAATATCTGCCGATAAAGATATCATGCCCGATGCATTGGCCGGTTTGGCAGCATCTGCAGCTTTATCTGTATCTAACATTCCTTTTAACGGCCCTATCTCTGAAGTACGTGTTGCTAAAATTGACGGCCAGTTAGTAATTAACCCTACTTTAAGCCAGCTTGAAAATGCAACTTTAGAATTTATTGTTGCAGGCAGCGAGCATGATATCAACATGGTTGAGGGCGAATCAAAAGAAATTCAGGAAGCTGAATTGGTTGAAGCCATCAAATTTGCCCACACTGCTATCAAACTTCAATGTTTAGCTCAAAAAGAACTGACCATTGAAGTTGGTAAAACCGAAAAACGTGTTTACAGCCATGAGCACAGCAACGAGGATTTGAAAAAAGCCATCTACGCCGCTACTTATGACCAGGTTTACGCTATTGCTTCGGCTGCGTCGGCAAAAGAAGAGCGTAGTGCTAAATTTAAAGAAGTACGTGATGCTTATATCGAAACTTTAGGCGAGATTGATGATATCACCAAAGGCCTTGCCAAAAAATACTACCACGATGTGGAGTATGATGCTATCCGTAACCTTGTATTAGACGAAGGTAAACGTTTAGACGGTCGTACTACTACGCAGATCCGCCCGATATGGAGCGAAGTTGGTTATTTGCCATCTGCTCACGGTTCGGCTGTATTTACCCGTGGCGAAACTCAGTCATTAACTACCGTTACCTTAGGTGCTAAGGATGATGAGCAAATGATTGACGGTGCTTTCATTAACGGATACCAAAAATTCCTGTTACACTACAATTTCCCTGGTTTTTCAACCGGTGAGGTTAGGCCTAACAGGGGTGCCGGCCGCCGCGAAATTGGTCATGGTAACCTGGCTATGCGTTCATTGAAACAGGTATTACCATCTGAAGATGAAAACCCATACACTATCCGTGTAGTTTCTGATATTTTGGAATCAAACGGTTCGTCATCAATGGCTACTGTTTGTGCCGGTACACTGGCGCTGATGGATGCCGGTGTTAAAATTAAAGAGCCTGTATCAGGTATTGCTATGGGCTTGATCACCAACGAAATGGGTACCAAATATGCTATCCTTTCTGATATCCTTGGTGATGAAGACCACCTGGGTGATATGGACTTTAAAGTAACAGGTACTAAGAACGGTATCGTTGCAGTACAGATGGACTTAAAGATCAACGGCCTTTCATATGAAGTATTAACCAACGCGTTAAACCAGGCTAAAGACGGTCGTTTACACATCCTTGGCGAAATGGCTAAAACCATTACCGAGGCTCGTGCCGATTACAAGCCACATGCTCCGCGTATTGTTACCATCAAAATTGATAAAGAATTTATTGGTGCAGTTATCGGGCCCGGTGGCAAAATCATCCAGGAAATGCAACGCGAAACAGGCGCCACTATTTCTATCGAAGAAAAAGACAACCAGGGTATTGTTCAGGTATTTGCCGATAATAAAGCATCTATCGACGCTGCTTTGGGCCGCATTCGCGCCATCGCTTCAAAACCTGAGGTAGGCGAAATTTACGAAGGTAAAGTAAAATCAATCATGCCGTTTGGTGCATTTGTTGAGATCATGCCTGGTAAAGATGGCTTGCTGCACATATCTGAAATTGATCACCGCCGTATTGAAACTATGGATGGTATCTTCCAGATAGGTGACGAAGTGAGGGTAAAACTGCTTGATGTAGATAAACAAGGTAAACTGAAGTTATCGCGCAAGGTTTTATTACCGAAACCGGAGCCAAAACAAAGCAACTAA
- the rpsO gene encoding 30S ribosomal protein S15 — MYLGKEAKAEIFAKHGKSAADTGSAEGQVALFTTRIAHLTGHLKKNKKDFSTQLSLQKLVGKRRALLAYLYNKDIERYRAIIKALQLRDIIK; from the coding sequence ATGTATTTAGGTAAAGAAGCAAAGGCAGAGATCTTTGCAAAACACGGTAAATCAGCAGCTGACACAGGTTCGGCCGAAGGTCAGGTAGCTTTATTTACTACCCGTATTGCTCACTTAACAGGGCATTTGAAAAAAAACAAAAAGGATTTTTCAACTCAATTATCGCTACAAAAATTAGTAGGTAAACGCCGTGCGTTACTTGCTTACCTGTATAATAAAGACATTGAAAGGTACCGTGCTATCATCAAAGCTTTACAGCTAAGGGATATCATTAAGTAA
- a CDS encoding S41 family peptidase, protein MKNFLVPLCLITCLFSCNKSNGQNQRDLLNGDFEKINHKSKYPEGWSHSDGRDYKYGIDSIAVQHGKYALSVASAVDSAGYGIVSFAIPKRFEGNEIELRGYLKIEGVSSGFAGLWLRIDGTSAFDNMQGQNIHGTADWKQYSIKLPYNSQKAINIVGGGLLVGKGKVWIDNLQLFIDGKSIENVAYKEIARVKADLDTAFKNGSGVNTITLNPQAITNLRLLGQVWGFLKYHHPAVAKGDFNMDAELFRVMPAVIKARNNNELSQALEQWTDKFGKVNICDNCKPDIGSSVKPKPDYSNLFDHSVLNKSLVDKLQFILNNHKISESYYVNMAEGVGNPLFDHENGYYKMKYPDAGYRLLCLFKYWNMVQYFFPYKHLIGKDWNQTLPEFIPQFVSNKNSTEYILTTLKLISGIHDTHANIWSGNIELEAYRGKYRPSFKAGFVENKLVITGFESDSLAVKEKFRIGDEIRAINNITVDELIRKYLPITAASNYATQLRDMPGNYLLRSNNPRFDFTIQRNGNALSAANEGVLVSKAGLMNNSNVNVKDPGYYLINEQIGYLYPGKYHNANLPAIRLMFKNTKGIIIDMRCYPSEFMPFTFGAYIKSGPAPFVKFTNGSINRPGLFVETPALDIKPDNSYQGKVVVIVNEQSQSQAEYTTMAFQSSPNVKVIGSTTAGADGNVSQIILPGSISTMFSGIGILYPDGTQTQRKGVKIDVEIKPTIKGIKAGIDEPLEKAKALIMGSN, encoded by the coding sequence ATGAAAAACTTCCTGGTGCCTTTATGCCTCATAACGTGTTTGTTTAGTTGCAATAAATCAAATGGCCAAAACCAACGAGATTTATTAAATGGCGATTTTGAAAAAATAAATCATAAAAGTAAATATCCTGAGGGTTGGAGCCATTCTGACGGTCGTGATTATAAATATGGAATAGATAGCATTGCCGTACAGCATGGTAAATATGCATTGTCCGTTGCTTCAGCGGTTGATAGTGCCGGGTATGGTATTGTTAGCTTTGCTATTCCAAAAAGATTTGAAGGAAATGAGATTGAACTAAGAGGATATCTGAAAATCGAAGGAGTGAGCTCTGGCTTTGCGGGATTGTGGCTTCGGATTGACGGTACATCCGCTTTTGATAATATGCAGGGGCAAAATATCCATGGCACAGCCGACTGGAAACAATATAGCATCAAATTACCTTACAACAGCCAAAAGGCGATTAATATAGTTGGCGGCGGGCTGTTAGTGGGCAAGGGGAAAGTTTGGATTGATAATTTGCAACTCTTTATTGATGGCAAGTCCATCGAAAATGTAGCGTATAAGGAGATAGCCCGGGTAAAAGCCGACCTTGATACTGCTTTCAAAAATGGCTCGGGGGTTAATACCATTACGCTTAACCCGCAAGCAATTACTAATTTAAGACTGCTCGGTCAGGTTTGGGGCTTTTTAAAATATCATCATCCTGCTGTTGCCAAAGGAGATTTCAATATGGATGCCGAGCTTTTTAGGGTAATGCCGGCTGTTATAAAAGCGCGTAATAATAACGAGTTAAGCCAGGCGCTTGAGCAATGGACTGATAAGTTTGGTAAAGTGAATATTTGTGACAATTGTAAGCCTGATATTGGTAGCTCGGTTAAACCCAAACCCGATTACAGTAATCTGTTTGATCATTCGGTGCTCAATAAATCACTTGTTGATAAGCTTCAATTTATTTTAAATAACCATAAAATCAGCGAAAGTTATTATGTAAACATGGCCGAGGGAGTAGGCAATCCCTTATTCGATCACGAAAATGGATATTACAAAATGAAATATCCGGATGCAGGTTACCGTTTGCTATGCTTGTTTAAATATTGGAATATGGTGCAGTACTTTTTTCCTTACAAACATTTAATAGGAAAAGATTGGAACCAAACCTTGCCTGAGTTTATTCCTCAATTTGTTAGTAATAAAAATTCAACGGAATATATACTCACAACGCTTAAGCTCATCAGCGGTATTCATGATACACACGCTAATATCTGGAGTGGTAATATTGAGTTGGAAGCTTATCGCGGTAAATACCGGCCATCATTTAAAGCTGGGTTTGTGGAGAATAAACTGGTGATAACCGGTTTTGAATCTGATTCGCTTGCTGTTAAAGAAAAATTCAGAATAGGGGATGAAATACGGGCTATTAACAATATTACCGTCGACGAACTGATCAGAAAATACCTGCCCATAACTGCCGCGTCCAACTATGCTACCCAATTAAGAGATATGCCGGGCAATTATTTATTGAGAAGCAACAATCCGCGCTTTGATTTTACAATACAACGAAATGGAAATGCTTTAAGTGCAGCTAATGAAGGCGTACTTGTTTCCAAGGCCGGCTTAATGAATAACAGCAATGTTAATGTTAAAGATCCGGGCTACTATTTAATTAATGAACAAATAGGCTACCTGTATCCGGGGAAATACCATAATGCAAATCTGCCCGCTATAAGGTTGATGTTTAAGAACACAAAAGGTATTATCATTGACATGCGCTGTTACCCTTCGGAGTTTATGCCATTTACATTTGGCGCATACATTAAGTCGGGCCCTGCTCCATTTGTTAAGTTTACAAATGGCAGTATTAATCGGCCTGGTTTATTTGTAGAAACACCAGCGTTGGATATTAAACCGGATAATTCTTACCAGGGCAAAGTTGTAGTGATCGTAAATGAGCAATCACAGAGCCAGGCCGAGTATACAACAATGGCTTTTCAGAGTTCGCCCAATGTTAAGGTTATCGGGAGTACAACAGCGGGCGCAGATGGTAATGTATCGCAAATTATATTGCCGGGCAGTATAAGTACGATGTTTTCGGGGATAGGTATTTTGTACCCTGATGGAACTCAAACACAGCGAAAGGGCGTGAAAATTGATGTTGAAATAAAACCTACTATTAAAGGTATCAAAGCAGGAATTGACGAACCCCTTGAAAAAGCGAAGGCCTTGATAATGGGCAGTAATTAA
- a CDS encoding glycoside hydrolase family 2 protein, whose amino-acid sequence MKKILLMSVIVLLGTRVFAQGRHENFNLLLKDDWQMQSAVTAPAAATDISKEKFDTQGWYKVSVPSTILAGLLANHVYNFDPFMGRNLEKLADPKLDKPWWFRKEFNLPAAENGKNVILRLHGINYKANVWFNGVKIADSTKVKGPYRIIDLDLTKNINYSGTNTLAIEVLRPFTPNKRNGDLAIDYADWIPYPQDYNGGIINNVEVKTYNKVGVKFPLVTTDFDLPSLAVAHLTVDAQVTNYTNKAQDAVIKGKINENISFEKKVHLLANESKNVNFSPSEFKQLNVKGPSIWWPWQYGKPNLNRIEISAVVNKKLSNSVSENFGIRQFTSKIIDDNQSREFIVNGKPIMLRGAAWSPDIFQRRSPQRQEQEIRLVRDMNMNIVRSEGKMEDDNFYDLCDKYGLMVMNGWMCCGTWQHPEKWDAAERKVAMASDSSVMYWLRNKASLFVWLNGSDMPPTDTSVERDYLKIEKQLKWPNPLLATANESKSKVSGYSGVKMAGPYEWVPPIYWETDAAKKYGGTYSFATEISPGPSIPPYESLVKFIPKDSLNVTSAAWNYHCGTGSFGTTKVFTRALYSRYGETASIKNYVAKAQAQNYEAHRAMMEAYGLNKYQTATGVVQWMLSNPWPGIIWHTYDYYLYPAGTYFGMKKAMEPLHVLYSYKANEVAVINSYLKTFTGLKVKADVYNLDGSNKFSKTTTANIGADASKRLFALPAIVGLTDTYFLRLELSDKSGESKSINWYWLSKKGDELNWKKSNWFTTPQSAYADYSALQSLPKTKLVVSQTGKAEGDSTSYAVTIKNTGTAVAFFVHLRALKGQGGDDILPVIFSDNYISLAPGESRVIKCTYSTKNADGTAPYFLTSAWNLDPAASSGDCGFEDGLPGD is encoded by the coding sequence ATGAAAAAAATATTATTAATGTCGGTAATTGTCCTGCTTGGTACAAGGGTATTTGCGCAGGGGCGGCATGAGAATTTTAATTTGCTGTTGAAGGATGACTGGCAAATGCAATCGGCAGTTACAGCACCCGCCGCTGCTACAGACATCTCGAAAGAAAAATTTGATACCCAGGGCTGGTATAAAGTAAGCGTGCCGTCAACCATTTTAGCTGGTTTACTGGCCAATCATGTATATAATTTCGATCCGTTTATGGGCAGGAACCTTGAAAAACTGGCAGATCCTAAACTGGATAAGCCATGGTGGTTCAGGAAGGAGTTTAACCTGCCCGCTGCCGAAAATGGCAAGAACGTGATCCTTCGTTTACATGGCATCAACTATAAAGCCAACGTTTGGTTCAACGGGGTTAAAATAGCCGATTCAACAAAAGTAAAGGGCCCGTACCGCATCATTGATCTTGACCTCACTAAAAATATCAACTATAGTGGCACTAATACTTTAGCTATTGAAGTACTCAGGCCTTTTACACCAAACAAACGTAATGGTGACCTGGCCATTGACTATGCCGACTGGATCCCTTATCCGCAGGATTATAATGGTGGCATCATCAATAATGTTGAGGTAAAAACCTACAACAAGGTAGGCGTGAAGTTTCCGCTGGTTACTACCGATTTTGACCTTCCTTCGCTTGCGGTAGCCCATTTAACCGTAGATGCCCAGGTAACCAACTACACCAATAAAGCCCAGGACGCGGTGATCAAAGGCAAGATCAACGAAAATATATCCTTCGAGAAAAAAGTACACCTGCTGGCTAACGAGTCGAAGAATGTAAACTTTTCGCCTTCGGAGTTTAAGCAGCTTAATGTTAAGGGCCCATCCATCTGGTGGCCCTGGCAATATGGTAAGCCAAATCTCAATCGTATTGAAATATCGGCTGTGGTTAATAAAAAGCTGAGTAATTCGGTGAGCGAAAACTTTGGGATCAGGCAGTTTACATCTAAGATCATTGATGATAACCAGTCGCGGGAGTTTATTGTGAATGGTAAGCCTATTATGTTAAGAGGCGCGGCCTGGTCGCCTGATATTTTCCAGCGCCGTTCGCCTCAAAGGCAGGAGCAGGAAATCCGTTTGGTGCGTGATATGAATATGAACATTGTGCGCTCCGAGGGTAAAATGGAGGACGATAATTTTTACGACCTGTGCGATAAATACGGCCTTATGGTGATGAACGGCTGGATGTGCTGCGGCACCTGGCAACACCCCGAAAAATGGGATGCCGCCGAGCGAAAAGTTGCCATGGCATCAGATAGCAGTGTGATGTACTGGCTGCGCAACAAAGCCAGCTTATTTGTATGGCTCAACGGCAGTGATATGCCGCCGACAGACACCTCGGTTGAGCGCGATTACCTGAAGATTGAAAAGCAGTTAAAATGGCCCAACCCTTTATTGGCAACCGCCAATGAAAGTAAATCAAAAGTATCGGGCTATAGTGGCGTAAAAATGGCTGGTCCGTATGAATGGGTACCGCCAATATACTGGGAAACCGATGCCGCCAAAAAGTATGGCGGTACTTACAGCTTTGCTACCGAGATTTCGCCCGGCCCGTCTATCCCGCCATATGAAAGCTTGGTGAAATTTATTCCAAAAGATTCGCTGAACGTAACCTCAGCCGCCTGGAACTATCATTGCGGTACAGGCTCATTTGGTACGACAAAGGTATTCACCAGGGCGCTTTACAGTCGTTACGGCGAAACGGCATCCATTAAAAACTATGTAGCCAAAGCTCAGGCACAAAATTACGAGGCCCACCGCGCCATGATGGAAGCATACGGATTAAACAAATACCAAACTGCCACCGGCGTGGTGCAATGGATGCTGAGCAATCCGTGGCCGGGCATTATCTGGCATACATATGATTATTATCTGTACCCTGCGGGCACTTACTTTGGTATGAAAAAAGCCATGGAACCCCTGCACGTGCTGTATTCATACAAAGCAAATGAGGTAGCGGTTATCAACTCCTATTTAAAAACCTTTACAGGTTTAAAAGTTAAGGCTGATGTTTATAACCTGGACGGGTCAAATAAATTCAGTAAAACCACTACTGCCAATATTGGTGCCGATGCATCAAAAAGATTATTCGCCCTGCCCGCCATTGTGGGCTTAACGGATACTTACTTTTTACGCCTTGAACTAAGCGATAAAAGCGGTGAATCTAAAAGCATCAACTGGTACTGGCTCTCCAAAAAAGGTGATGAGCTGAACTGGAAAAAATCAAACTGGTTTACTACGCCACAATCGGCTTACGCGGATTATTCGGCCCTGCAATCTTTACCCAAAACTAAATTAGTGGTTAGCCAAACAGGCAAAGCCGAAGGGGACAGTACCTCGTATGCGGTAACCATCAAAAATACAGGCACTGCAGTTGCGTTTTTTGTACATCTGCGCGCTTTAAAAGGGCAAGGTGGTGACGATATTTTACCTGTGATCTTTAGCGATAACTATATCTCACTGGCACCAGGCGAAAGCAGGGTGATTAAATGTACCTATAGTACTAAGAATGCCGATGGTACAGCACCTTATTTCCTGACTTCGGCCTGGAACCTGGACCCTGCTGCAAGCAGTGGCGATTGTGGGTTTGAAGATGGGTTGCCGGGGGATTAG
- a CDS encoding ROK family protein, translating to MSNIKVIGIDLGATNIRGAVVDNNTIGNIISQRIKSDGSVEDVLNDIYTVVDALLQSDTVSAIGIGVPSVVDVAEGIVYDVQYIPSWKEVHLKKLMQERYNVPVYVNNDANCFAVGELYFGKGKGADSMVGVTLGTGLGTGIITNGKLYAGHNCGAGEIGLFPYIDNILEYYCSGSFFSNVYGLDGVQVFKDARAGKERALGLYAELGNHIGNAIKMVMYAYDPELIILGGSVSQAFEYFKDTMWQQVKTFAYSKTLERIKIETSELQNSGIIGAAALYYDNQK from the coding sequence ATGAGCAATATAAAAGTTATAGGTATCGACCTGGGTGCTACCAATATCCGCGGTGCGGTGGTTGATAATAACACCATCGGTAATATTATATCGCAACGAATAAAAAGTGACGGCAGTGTTGAAGATGTGCTGAATGATATTTATACCGTTGTTGATGCCCTGCTGCAAAGCGATACCGTCAGCGCCATAGGCATAGGCGTGCCCAGCGTGGTTGATGTAGCCGAAGGTATTGTTTATGATGTGCAATATATTCCCTCATGGAAAGAAGTACACTTGAAAAAACTAATGCAGGAGCGGTACAACGTTCCGGTATATGTAAATAATGATGCCAATTGTTTTGCCGTGGGCGAACTGTATTTTGGAAAGGGGAAAGGTGCTGACAGCATGGTTGGGGTAACCCTGGGTACGGGGCTTGGCACAGGCATTATCACCAATGGCAAACTATACGCAGGCCATAATTGCGGTGCCGGGGAGATAGGTCTTTTTCCTTATATCGATAACATCCTGGAGTACTATTGCAGTGGCTCATTTTTTAGTAATGTATACGGATTGGATGGCGTACAGGTATTTAAAGATGCCCGGGCCGGCAAGGAAAGGGCATTAGGTTTGTATGCCGAATTAGGAAACCATATAGGAAATGCCATAAAAATGGTCATGTACGCCTATGATCCCGAGCTGATTATTTTAGGCGGATCGGTAAGCCAGGCCTTTGAATATTTTAAAGATACCATGTGGCAGCAGGTGAAAACCTTTGCCTATTCAAAAACGCTTGAGCGTATAAAAATCGAGACCTCAGAACTGCAAAACAGCGGTATCATTGGCGCGGCCGCTTTGTATTACGACAATCAGAAGTAA
- a CDS encoding MFS transporter produces the protein MKKNYYIVTLIMLTFFVISFLTNIIGPLSPEFIKDFKLSDVMAGVLPFAFFIAYGVMSIPSSMLVQKYNEKTIMVAAFVVAFFGSLLLAVYPNYLTAIISLFLIGCGMAMLQVVINPLLRTSGGEENYAFTSVLAQLIFGGASFVSPLVYSYMVKNMGSSKGGIFPLLEAHVPITMPWISLYWLFAVICLGMFVIMLISKFPKVELASDEKAGPWKTHLDLFKKPVVIAYFIALFCYVGSEQGVSYWMSQFLLVYHKFDPQTTGASAVAYFWGLMTAGGILGLFLLKLMDSRKLLVIFTILALVFLTLGLFGSAQTSLYSFSIVGFFMSVMYPIIFSLALSSIAEDHGSFAGILVTGIIGGAVVQLLIGGLGSLFGLRQGMFFLYITFGYMLSIGFWAKPLVTNKTIFDNKA, from the coding sequence ATGAAGAAAAACTACTACATCGTAACGCTTATCATGCTTACGTTTTTTGTCATTTCGTTTTTAACCAATATCATTGGGCCGTTATCTCCCGAGTTTATTAAGGATTTTAAACTGAGCGATGTAATGGCAGGGGTATTGCCCTTTGCGTTTTTTATTGCCTATGGGGTTATGTCAATCCCGTCGAGCATGCTGGTTCAAAAGTATAACGAAAAAACCATCATGGTTGCTGCTTTTGTGGTGGCGTTTTTTGGCTCTTTACTATTGGCTGTTTATCCTAACTATCTAACTGCCATTATATCCTTGTTTTTAATTGGCTGCGGTATGGCTATGCTGCAGGTGGTGATTAATCCGCTGCTCCGCACATCAGGCGGGGAGGAAAATTACGCTTTTACCTCGGTACTGGCACAGCTTATATTTGGCGGGGCATCGTTTGTTAGTCCGCTGGTTTATTCATACATGGTTAAAAATATGGGGAGCAGCAAGGGTGGTATTTTCCCTTTGCTTGAGGCCCACGTACCCATAACCATGCCCTGGATCTCGCTGTACTGGCTGTTTGCTGTTATTTGTTTAGGTATGTTCGTGATCATGCTGATATCTAAATTTCCGAAGGTAGAGCTGGCCAGCGACGAAAAAGCCGGGCCTTGGAAAACTCACCTTGATCTTTTTAAAAAGCCCGTTGTTATAGCTTACTTTATAGCCTTGTTTTGTTATGTGGGCAGCGAGCAGGGCGTATCCTACTGGATGTCGCAATTTTTACTCGTTTACCACAAATTTGATCCGCAAACCACGGGCGCCAGTGCCGTAGCTTACTTCTGGGGACTGATGACCGCCGGAGGTATTTTAGGCTTGTTCCTGCTTAAGTTGATGGATAGCCGCAAGCTGCTGGTGATCTTTACCATTTTGGCACTTGTTTTCCTCACGCTTGGCCTGTTCGGCAGCGCTCAAACATCGTTGTATTCATTTTCAATAGTTGGTTTCTTTATGTCGGTAATGTATCCCATTATATTCTCGCTGGCATTGAGCTCGATAGCCGAAGATCACGGTTCATTTGCCGGAATTTTAGTTACGGGTATTATTGGCGGCGCAGTGGTTCAGCTTTTGATAGGCGGTTTGGGCAGCCTGTTTGGGTTAAGGCAGGGGATGTTTTTCCTGTATATTACATTCGGTTACATGCTTAGTATTGGCTTTTGGGCTAAGCCGCTGGTTACCAACAAAACTATTTTTGATAATAAAGCATAA